A single window of Malus sylvestris chromosome 5, drMalSylv7.2, whole genome shotgun sequence DNA harbors:
- the LOC126623720 gene encoding beta-glucosidase 12-like, with amino-acid sequence MAMKYSRSLLFGVLLLIGFALTNGKATNTDPPVHCEFLNRSSFEPGFIFGTGSASYQYEGAVKEDGRGPSIWDTFTHKHPEKIADGSNGDVAIDQYHRYKEDVGIMKDMNLDAYRLSISWSRLLPNGTLSGGVNRKGIDYYNNLINELLRNGLKPFVTLFHWDVPQALEDEYGGFLSPRIVDHFKDYAELCYKEFGDRVKHWFTVNEPYTFSNMGYAVGTLAPGRCSSWQNLNCTGGDSAIEPYLVTHHILLAHGAAVELYRNRYQASQKGLIGITLVSYWFEPASESKQDKDAALRSLDFMFGWFLDPLTSGDYPHSMRSIVGKRLPKFTKEQSKLLNGSFDFLGINYYTARYTTSTPKNNSLQASFVTDPRADLTTELNGVLIGPQTASDWLYVYPKGIHDLVLYTKEKYNDPLIYITENGVSESNNPKLSIDEALLDTGRIDYHYRHLCYLQAAIKNGAKVKGYFPWTLLDDFEWNSGYTVRFGLNYVDYNDGLKRHPKLSAHWFKNLLKKN; translated from the exons ATGGCAATGAAATATTCACGATCTTTGCTCTTTGGTGTGCTGCTACTCATTGGCTTTGCATTGACAAATGGCAAAGCAACTAATACAGATCCACCTGTTCATTGCGAATTTCTCAATCGCAGCAGTTTTGAACCAGGGTTCATATTTGGCACAGGTTCCGCATCTTACCAG TATGAAGGTGCAGTAAAAGAAGATGGAAGAGGACCAAGCATATGGGATACCTTCACCCACAAACATCCAG AAAAAATCGCTGATGGCAGTAACGGAGACGTCGCTATTGATCAATATCACCGCTATAAG GAAGATGTGGGGATTATGAAGGATATGAATTTGGATGCTTACAGATTATCTATTTCATGGTCCAGATTATTACCAA ATGGAACGTTAAGTGGTGGCGTTAACAGGAAAGGAATTGATTATTACAACAATCTCATCAATGAACTCCTACGCAATG GTTTAAAGCCGTTTGTAACACTCTTTCATTGGGATGTTCCCCAAGCTTTAGAAGATGAATATGGTGGTTTCTTAAGCCCTCGTATTGT AGATCATTTTAAAGACTATGCAGAACTTTGTTATAAGGAATTTGGTGATCGAGTCAAGCACTGGTTCACGGTAAATGAGCCATATACTTTTAGTAACATGGGTTATGCTGTTGGGACTCTAGCACCGGGACGCTGCTCCTCTTGGCAAAACCTAAACTGCACCGGTGGAGATTCAGCCATTGAACCATACTTGGTGACACACCACATTCTTCTTGCTCATGGAGCAGCTGTAGAATTGTACAGGAATAGATATCAG GCATCTCAGAAAGGCTTGATAGGGATAACATTGGTGTCATACTGGTTTGAGCCTGCTTCGGAGTCAAAGCAAGATAAAGATGCTGCCTTACGATCTTTGGATTTTATGTTTGGATG gtttttggACCCTTTAACAAGTGGTGACTATCCACACAGCATGCGATCAATTGTTGGAAAAAGATTGCCAAAATTCACAAAAGAACAATCCAAGTTGCTAAACGgatcatttgattttcttggaATAAATTATTATACTGCTAGATACACAACTAGTACACCTAAGAACAATTCACTACAGGCAAGCTTCGTAACAGATCCTCGAGCTGATCTTACAA CTGAGCTTAATGGAGTACTTATTGGTCCACAG ACTGCTTCAGATTGGTTATATGTATATCCAAAAGGAATTCACGATCTTGTGCTCTACACAAAGGAAAAATATAATGATCCTCTCATTTATATTACTGAGAATG GTGTATCAGAGTCGAATAATCCAAAACTATCAATTGACGAGGCTCTTCTTGATACCGGTAGAATTGACTACCACTACCGTCACCTATGTTACCTTCAAGCGGCGATCAA AAATGGTGCGAAAGTGAAGGGATACTTTCCATGGACATTGTTGGACGACTTTGAATGGAATTCTGGATACACCGTCCGATTTGGTTTAAACTACGTGGATTATAATGATGGGCTGAAAAGACACCCAAAACTCTCAGCAcattggttcaaaaatttgcttaagaagaattga